A window of Gavia stellata isolate bGavSte3 chromosome 21, bGavSte3.hap2, whole genome shotgun sequence contains these coding sequences:
- the TPCN1 gene encoding two pore channel protein 1 isoform X1 produces the protein MAVSMDDDVPLILTLDDSGSGASAPLDDLDREELPNENGGSYDVINDASSPAAGDCCAQQSSARHNWEMNYQEAAIYLQEGENNDKFFTHPKNAKALAAYLFAHNHLFYLMELSTALLLLLLSLCEAPAVPMLRLGIFVHATLELFALIVVVFELSMKMRWLGFQTFIRHKRTMVKTCVLFVQFIEAIVVLVRQTSHVRITRALRCIFLVDCRYCGAVRRNLRQIFQSLPPFIDILLLLLFFMVIFAILGFYLFSPNHSDPYFNTLENSLVNLFVLLTTSNFPDVMMPSYARNPWSCVFFIVYLSIELYFIMNLLLAVVFDTFNDIEKRKFKSLLLHKRTAIQHAYRLLITKQRPSGISFKHFEGLLRFYKPRMCARERYLTFKALNQSNTPLVSLKDFYNFYEVVGLKWKAKRNREHWFDDLPRTAFLIFKGINILVKSRVFQYTMYTVVAVNGIWILVETFMLQGGNFFSRNVPWSYIVFLTIYGVELLLKTTGLGPVEYLSSGWNLFDFSVTLFAFLGLMALAFNMEPFYFIVVLRPLQLLRLFKLKKRYRNVLDTMFELFPRMASLGLTLLIFYYCFAIVGMEFFAGVVYPNCCNTSTVADSYRWVNHTVGNKTVVEEGYYYLNNFDNILNSFVTLFELTVVNDWYIIMEGVTSQTTHWSRLYFMIFYIVTMVVMTIIVAFILDAFVFRMNYTRKNQDSEEDNGIVLEKEISKEEVVGIIELYKRSSAATETAQLQKIVLQMDKYGQMSTLFLGRRSRTKSDLSMKMYEEEIQEWYEEHSRKEESQTPLQEPASASNSSLKPLSLRQRSQTVI, from the exons ATGGAGGTAGCTATGACGTTATTAATGATGCATCCAGCCCTGCTGCGGGGGACTGCTGTGCGCAGCAAAGCTCTGCCCGACACAACTGGGAAATGAACTACCAAGAGGCAGCAATCTACCTCCAG gaaggagaaaataatgatAAGTTCTTCACTCACCCCAAAAATGCCAAAGCACTTGCTGCCTACCTCTTTGCACACAATCACCTTTTCTACCTAATGGAGCTGAGCACAGCACTGCTTCTCCTGTTGCTGTCTCTCTGCGAGGCACCAGCTGTTCCTATGCTCCGTCTTGGCATCTTT GTCCACGCAACCTTGGAGCTGTTTGCGTTAATTGTGGTAGTCTTTGAACTCTCGATGAAGATGAGGTGGCTGGGCTTCCAAACCTTTATCAGGCACAAAAGGACTATGGTAAAG ACTTGCGTGCTGTTTGTACAGTTCATAGAGGCCATCGTGGTGTTGGTGCGCCAAACCTCGCATGTCCGGATAACAAGAGCTCTGCGCTGTATCTTTTTGGTTGACTGCCGTTACTGTGGTGCCGTCAGAAG aaatctgcGACAGATCTTCCAGTCCCTCCCACCATTTATTGACattcttctcctcctgcttttcttcatggTGATTTTTGCCATCCTGG gtttttacttgttttctcCTAACCACTCAGATCCG tacttCAATACCTTAGAGAACAGCCTTGTGAATCTCTTCGTGCTTTTGACCACTTCAAA TTTCCCTGATGTGATGATGCCATCTTATGCCCGGAACCCCTGGTCCTGTGTCTTCTTCATAGTGTATCTCTCCATTGAGCTGTACTTCATCATGAATTTG CTTCTTGCTGTTGTGTTCGACACTTTCAATGACATCGAGAAGAGGAAGTTTAAGTCCTTGCTGCTGCACAAGCGCACGGCCATACAGCATGCCTACCGCTTGCTGATCACCAAACAG AGGCCGTCTGGAATTTCCTTCAAGCACTTTGAAGGGCTGTTGCGGTTTTACAAGCCTCGGATGTGTGCCAGAGAGCGATATCTCACTTTCAAAGCACTGAATCAAAGCAATACTCCTTTAGTCAG ccTAAAGGATTTTTACAATTTCTATGAAGTTGTTGGCTTAAAATGGAAG GCAAAACGAAATCGTGAGCACTGGTTTGATGACCTTCCACGGACAgcattccttatttttaaag GCATCAACATCCTTGTGAAGTCCCGCGTGTTCCAATACACCATGT ataCTGTGGTGGCTGTGAATGGAATTTGGATTCTTGTTGAAACCTTCATGCTGCAAG GAGGGAATTTCTTCTCCAGAAACGTCCCGTGGAGCTACATAGTCTTCCTCACAA TCTATGGCGTGGAGCTGCTCCTGAAGACCACTGGACTGGGGCCTGTTGAGTACCTCTCCTCAGGTTGGAATCT ctttgaCTTCTCAGTCAccctgtttgcatttttggggCTCATGGCACTGGCATTTAACATGGAGCCATTCTACTTCATTGTGGTCTTGCGACCCCTTCAGCTGCTGAG GCTATTTAAATTGAAGAAACGCTACAGAAATGTCCTGGACACTATGTTTGAGTTGTTCCCCCGGATGGCCAG CCTGGGTTTAACCCTGCTGATCTTCTACTATTGCTTTGCCATTGTTGGCATGGAGTTCTTTGCTGGCGTGGTCTACCCGAACTGCTGCAA CACAAGCACAGTCGCAGACTCCTACCGCTGGGTGAATCATACGGTTGGCAACAAGACGGTTGTGGAAGAAGGTTATTACTATCTCAACAACTTCGACAACATTTTGAACAGCTTTG TCACGCTGTTTGAGCTGACAGTCGTCAATGACTGGTACATCATCATG GAAGGGGTGACATCCCAAACCACTCACTGGAGCCGTCTTTACTTCATGATCTTCTATATTGTGACCATG GTGGTGATGACAATCATCGTGGCTTTTATTCTGGATGCTTTCGTCTTCCGCATGAACTATACTCGAAAGAACCAAGATTCAGAAG AAGACAACGGCATTGTGCTGGAGAAGGAGATCTCCAAGGAGGAAGTGGTTGGCATAATCGAGCTGTACAAGCGGAGTTCGGCTGCCACTGAAActgctcagctgcagaagaTCGTTTTGCAGATGGACAAATATGGG CAAATGTCAACACTGTTTCTGGGACGCAGATCAAGGACGAAGAGTGATTTGAGTATGAAGATGTATGAAGAGGAGATACAG GAATGGTATGAGGAGCATTCCAGAAAAGAGGAATCTCAGACACCGTTGCAAGAGCCTGCATCTGCTTCCAACAGCTCTCTGAAGCCCCTGAGCCTCCGACAACGCTCCCAGACTGTCATTTAG
- the TPCN1 gene encoding two pore channel protein 1 isoform X2 — protein MAVSMDDDVPLILTLDDSGSGASAPLDDLDREELPNENGGSYDVINDASSPAAGDCCAQQSSARHNWEMNYQEAAIYLQEGENNDKFFTHPKNAKALAAYLFAHNHLFYLMELSTALLLLLLSLCEAPAVPMLRLGIFVHATLELFALIVVVFELSMKMRWLGFQTFIRHKRTMVKTCVLFVQFIEAIVVLVRQTSHVRITRALRCIFLVDCRYCGAVRRNLRQIFQSLPPFIDILLLLLFFMVIFAILGFYLFSPNHSDPYFNTLENSLVNLFVLLTTSNFPDVMMPSYARNPWSCVFFIVYLSIELYFIMNLLLAVVFDTFNDIEKRKFKSLLLHKRTAIQHAYRLLITKQRPSGISFKHFEGLLRFYKPRMCARERYLTFKALNQSNTPLVSLKDFYNFYEVVGLKWKAKRNREHWFDDLPRTAFLIFKGINILVKSRVFQYTMYTVVAVNGIWILVETFMLQVYGVELLLKTTGLGPVEYLSSGWNLFDFSVTLFAFLGLMALAFNMEPFYFIVVLRPLQLLRLFKLKKRYRNVLDTMFELFPRMASLGLTLLIFYYCFAIVGMEFFAGVVYPNCCNTSTVADSYRWVNHTVGNKTVVEEGYYYLNNFDNILNSFVTLFELTVVNDWYIIMEGVTSQTTHWSRLYFMIFYIVTMVVMTIIVAFILDAFVFRMNYTRKNQDSEEDNGIVLEKEISKEEVVGIIELYKRSSAATETAQLQKIVLQMDKYGQMSTLFLGRRSRTKSDLSMKMYEEEIQEWYEEHSRKEESQTPLQEPASASNSSLKPLSLRQRSQTVI, from the exons ATGGAGGTAGCTATGACGTTATTAATGATGCATCCAGCCCTGCTGCGGGGGACTGCTGTGCGCAGCAAAGCTCTGCCCGACACAACTGGGAAATGAACTACCAAGAGGCAGCAATCTACCTCCAG gaaggagaaaataatgatAAGTTCTTCACTCACCCCAAAAATGCCAAAGCACTTGCTGCCTACCTCTTTGCACACAATCACCTTTTCTACCTAATGGAGCTGAGCACAGCACTGCTTCTCCTGTTGCTGTCTCTCTGCGAGGCACCAGCTGTTCCTATGCTCCGTCTTGGCATCTTT GTCCACGCAACCTTGGAGCTGTTTGCGTTAATTGTGGTAGTCTTTGAACTCTCGATGAAGATGAGGTGGCTGGGCTTCCAAACCTTTATCAGGCACAAAAGGACTATGGTAAAG ACTTGCGTGCTGTTTGTACAGTTCATAGAGGCCATCGTGGTGTTGGTGCGCCAAACCTCGCATGTCCGGATAACAAGAGCTCTGCGCTGTATCTTTTTGGTTGACTGCCGTTACTGTGGTGCCGTCAGAAG aaatctgcGACAGATCTTCCAGTCCCTCCCACCATTTATTGACattcttctcctcctgcttttcttcatggTGATTTTTGCCATCCTGG gtttttacttgttttctcCTAACCACTCAGATCCG tacttCAATACCTTAGAGAACAGCCTTGTGAATCTCTTCGTGCTTTTGACCACTTCAAA TTTCCCTGATGTGATGATGCCATCTTATGCCCGGAACCCCTGGTCCTGTGTCTTCTTCATAGTGTATCTCTCCATTGAGCTGTACTTCATCATGAATTTG CTTCTTGCTGTTGTGTTCGACACTTTCAATGACATCGAGAAGAGGAAGTTTAAGTCCTTGCTGCTGCACAAGCGCACGGCCATACAGCATGCCTACCGCTTGCTGATCACCAAACAG AGGCCGTCTGGAATTTCCTTCAAGCACTTTGAAGGGCTGTTGCGGTTTTACAAGCCTCGGATGTGTGCCAGAGAGCGATATCTCACTTTCAAAGCACTGAATCAAAGCAATACTCCTTTAGTCAG ccTAAAGGATTTTTACAATTTCTATGAAGTTGTTGGCTTAAAATGGAAG GCAAAACGAAATCGTGAGCACTGGTTTGATGACCTTCCACGGACAgcattccttatttttaaag GCATCAACATCCTTGTGAAGTCCCGCGTGTTCCAATACACCATGT ataCTGTGGTGGCTGTGAATGGAATTTGGATTCTTGTTGAAACCTTCATGCTGCAAG TCTATGGCGTGGAGCTGCTCCTGAAGACCACTGGACTGGGGCCTGTTGAGTACCTCTCCTCAGGTTGGAATCT ctttgaCTTCTCAGTCAccctgtttgcatttttggggCTCATGGCACTGGCATTTAACATGGAGCCATTCTACTTCATTGTGGTCTTGCGACCCCTTCAGCTGCTGAG GCTATTTAAATTGAAGAAACGCTACAGAAATGTCCTGGACACTATGTTTGAGTTGTTCCCCCGGATGGCCAG CCTGGGTTTAACCCTGCTGATCTTCTACTATTGCTTTGCCATTGTTGGCATGGAGTTCTTTGCTGGCGTGGTCTACCCGAACTGCTGCAA CACAAGCACAGTCGCAGACTCCTACCGCTGGGTGAATCATACGGTTGGCAACAAGACGGTTGTGGAAGAAGGTTATTACTATCTCAACAACTTCGACAACATTTTGAACAGCTTTG TCACGCTGTTTGAGCTGACAGTCGTCAATGACTGGTACATCATCATG GAAGGGGTGACATCCCAAACCACTCACTGGAGCCGTCTTTACTTCATGATCTTCTATATTGTGACCATG GTGGTGATGACAATCATCGTGGCTTTTATTCTGGATGCTTTCGTCTTCCGCATGAACTATACTCGAAAGAACCAAGATTCAGAAG AAGACAACGGCATTGTGCTGGAGAAGGAGATCTCCAAGGAGGAAGTGGTTGGCATAATCGAGCTGTACAAGCGGAGTTCGGCTGCCACTGAAActgctcagctgcagaagaTCGTTTTGCAGATGGACAAATATGGG CAAATGTCAACACTGTTTCTGGGACGCAGATCAAGGACGAAGAGTGATTTGAGTATGAAGATGTATGAAGAGGAGATACAG GAATGGTATGAGGAGCATTCCAGAAAAGAGGAATCTCAGACACCGTTGCAAGAGCCTGCATCTGCTTCCAACAGCTCTCTGAAGCCCCTGAGCCTCCGACAACGCTCCCAGACTGTCATTTAG
- the SLC8B1 gene encoding mitochondrial sodium/calcium exchanger protein produces the protein MGPAGALSLAGVLVGDGGVQPAGPPLLLDLGGTVPPGGDALSHGRGLDCWEVRKHNSSEWCRFVRSNPDCRLEGGFLDYLEGVFCVFPPRLLPLAVTLYALWLLYLFVILGVTAEKFFCPNLSAISTNLKLSHNVAVFSLTSPLHGVTFLAFGNGAPDVFSAVVAFSDPRTAGLAIGAIFGAGVFVTTVVAGGIALVKPFTAASRPFLRDVIFYMVAVFLTFMVLYFGRITLGEALGYLGLYVFYVFTVVLCTWIHRRQRGEGLVPPGPWEPEMPTDAEEQESSGTNSGDYGEEYRPLLPSRETSLRILTTALSPLDYRKWRRKPWYWRLFKVFKVPVELVLLLTVPVVDPDKDDLNWKRPLNCLHVLTSPLLCVLTLKSGAYGLYQIQGIFPVWGLVTLVGSVLAIITFITTSNEEPPKYHCVFAFLGFLASAMWINAAATELVNILRTLGIIFQLSNTVLGLTLLAWGNSIGDTFSDLTMARQGYPRMAFSACFGGIIFNILVGVGLGCLLQMTSSQLVVKLEPDSLLVWILAGALGLSLVFSFVSVPAQCFQLGKAYGVCLILYYLTFLCVALLTEFRIQAFTKNNTPCACSYWLCPEPAHKLPAAAGIIQGDEPYSLTRSRAKAIETVANVPIQNPNAPTMLRRERFSEAAVLPTFESLIHPGNALELPG, from the exons ATGGGGCCGGCCGGGGCGCTCAGCCTGGccggggtgctggtgggggacGGCGGGGTGCAGCCAGCCGGGCCCCCGCTGCTGCTGGACCTGGGGGGCACGGTCCCTCCCGGGGGGGATGCTCTGAGCCACGGCCGGGGCCTGGAC TGCTGGGAGGTACGGAAACACAACAGCTCCGAGTGGTGCCGCTTCGTCCGGAGCAACCCCGACTGCCGGCTGGAGGGCGGCTTCCTCGACTACCTCGAGGGGGTCTTCTGCGTCTTCCCCCCCCGGCTGCTCCCCTTGGCCGTCACCCTCTAC GCTCTCTGGCTCCTGTACCTGTTCGTCATCCTCGGCGTGACGGCGGAGAAGTT CTTCTGCCCCAACTTATCGGCCATCTCCACCAACCTGAAGTTGTCTCACAACGTGGCA GTCTTTTCCTTGACAAGCCCTCTCCATGGTGTCACCTTCCTGGCCTTTGGCAACGGGGCACCGGATGTCTTCAGCGCCGTGGTGGCCTTCTCTGACCCCCGGACGGCGGGGCTGGCCATCGGGGCCATCTTCG GTGCCGGTGTGTTCGTGACCACGGTGGTGGCCGGGGGCATCGCCCTGGTCAAGCCCTTCACGGCCGCCTCCAGGCCCTTCCTCAGGGATGTCATCTTCTACATGGTGGCCGTCTTCCTCACCTTCATGGTCCTCTACTTTGGCAGGATCACGCTGGGGGAGGCTCTGG GTTACCTGGGGCTGTACGTCTTCTATGTCTTCACCGTGGTGCTCTGCACCTGGATTCaccggcggcagcggggggaAGGGCTGGTCCCCCCCGGACCCTGGGAGCCAG aGATGCCGACGGATGCCGAAGAGCAGGAGTCCTCAGGCACAAACAGCGGGGACTACG GCGAGGAGTACCggcccctgctcccctcccggGAGACCTCCCTGCGCATCCTCACCACTGCCCTCAGCCCCTTGGACTACCGCAAGTGGAGGAGGAAGCCCTGGTACTGGCGGCTCTTCAAGGTCTTCAAG GTGCCGGtggagctggtgctgctgctcaCTGTTCCCGTCGTGGACCCCGACAAGGATGACCTAAACTGGAAGAGACCCCTCAACTGCCTGCATGTCCTGACCAGCCCCCTGCTCTGCGTCCTCACCCTGAAGTCAGGCGCCT ATGGGCTGTACCAGATCCAGGGCATCTTCCCAGTCTGGGGACTGGTCACACTGGTTGGGTCTGTCCTGGCCATCATCACTTTCATCACCACAAGCAATGAGGAGCCACCCAAGTACCACTGC GTATTTGCCTTCCTCGGGTTTTTGGCCAGTGCCATGTGGATCAACGCTGCAGCCACGGAGCTGGTGAACATCCTCCGGACCCTGGGCATCATCTTCCAGCTGAGCAACACTGTGCTGGGCTTGACGCTGCTGGCCTGGGGCAACAGCATCGGCG ACACCTTCTCTGACCTCACCATGGCACGGCAGGGCTATCCCCGCATGGCCTTCTCCGCCTGCTTCGGAGGCATCATCTTCA ACATCCTGGTTGGCGTGGGACTCGGCTGCCTGCTGCAGATGACCAGCAGCCAGCTGGTGGTGAAG CTGGAGCCTGACAGCCTCCTGGTCTGGATCCTCGCCGGGGCCCTAGGGCTGAGCTTGGTCTTCTCCTTCGTGTCGGTGCCGGCGCAGTGCTTCCAGCTGGGCAAGGCGTACGGTGTCTGCCTCATCCTCTACTACCTGACCTTCCTCTGCGTGGCCCTGCTGACCGAGTTCAGG ATACAGGCTTTCACAAAAAATAACACTCCCTGTGCCTGCAGCTACTGGCTCTGCCCTGAACCTGCTCACAAGTTACCAGCAGCTGCCGGAATTATCCAGGGAGACGAGCCCTACTCCCTTACACGCAGCAGGGCTAAAGCAATCGAAACCGTGGCCAACGTACCAATACAGAA CCCAAATGCTCCCACCATGCTACGCAGGGAgagattttcagaagcagctgtcTTGCCCACTTTTGAAAGTCTCATCCACCCAGGAAATGCTCTTGAGCTGCCCGGGTAG